From the genome of Spinacia oleracea cultivar Varoflay chromosome 2, BTI_SOV_V1, whole genome shotgun sequence, one region includes:
- the LOC110799889 gene encoding uncharacterized protein, whose protein sequence is MQGCATLPMPGCSGKYARVARPSPGSGAPPDGGVNYPRFHGKGRGKGKGSRMRFGTWNIGSLTGRLVEVVEVMRRRRINILCLQETKWVGNKAKEIAPWGYKLWYSGKTRGRNGVGILIDRDYIDDVVDVSRKNDRIMSIKLGIGDEVVTIVSAYAPQVGLDASTRQELWEDLEEVVQRAVSLEVRN, encoded by the coding sequence ATGCAAGGGTGCGCTACACTTCCTATGCCCGGGTGTAGTGGAAAATATGCAAGGGTTGCTAGGCCGTCGCCCGGAAGCGGCGCGCCACCCGATGGTGGTGTTAACTATCCAAGGTTTCATGGTAAGGGCAGGGGTAAGGGTAAGGGTAGTAGGATGCGGTTTGGGACTTGGAACATTGGCTCTTTGACAGGGAGATTAGTCGAAGTAGTAGAGGTTATGAGAAGGAGGAGAATTAACATATTATGTTTGCAGGAGACTAAATGGGTTGGAAACAAGGCAAAAGAGATAGCTCCATGGGGTTATAAGCTTTGGTATTCGGGAAAAACTAGGGGTAGGAATGGGGTAGGTATCCTTATTGACAGAGATTATATTGATGATGTAGTGGACGTGTCCCGAAAGAATGATCGAATTATGAGTATTAAGCTTGGGATAGGGGATGAAGTTGTAACTATTGTGAGTGCCTATGCACCACAAGTAGGACTAGATGCGTCAACTAGACAAGAATTATGGGAGGATTTAGAAGAAGTGGTGCAACGTGCAGTGTCCCTAGAAGTgagaaactaa